ATGTTCACAATTTGTTTGCACCAATTTTTATTCTTGTACTTATTGTAGAAGTTGACAGCGAGTGAAGAATACAGTAAACAAACCTCCACGAAATCTTGAATTGCCGAATCGCAACCCTTCAATTTGTCAGAGATAATACAAATGTTGTTTTGCTTAACAACATGCCTCCGCATGTTCCGAATAAAATATGCTTATGATTCAGAGTTCTCCGACTCCATGATGGTGAAAGCGACCGGTAGTACATTTCTGTTATCGTCTTGTGCAATCGCAATCAGAAGTATCTGCATGTCTTTTCTATAAAGCCATATTCCATCAAACTGCACTAGCAATTTGTGGTGGGAGAAGGCCCTAACACATGGATTGAAACTCCAGAACAATCGACGGAAAACTCTTCTTCTCAGTTCCAATTATTTATTGGGGTCTCTATAAGGCAATGTTTGCAAATCCATAATAGTTCCTAAGACATACTCCACCATCGCTGAAATCCAACATTGAAGTTCATTGTATGGTTCATCCCAGTCCCCGTACAATTGTTGCATGGCCATTTGTTTCACCCACAACGCTTTCCTGTATGACACTCTGTACTGGAATCAGGCTTGCATGTCCGCAATCAATGTCAACATAGGAATGATTGGGCTATCTTTCACTAGTGGCATGATGCAATTGCAAATACTTTTGGCATCCAATTTCTGGTGGTCTTGAGACATACGTACGACAATGCATGTATGACGCCCTTCTTATTTTCGTATTTACCACTATTGAGTCATCTGTATAAACGCAGCCCGAACCTGCCAACAACACCTATCGTCAGCTCTCCAACATTCCCCTACATAAAATGTCGGTGTAGACTTGGCAACCTTGTAATCAATCGACAATTTCATGTTATACTGTTTGATAGCAAACACACAGTCTGCCTTATTATTGAACTGTTGCCCAACGAACAACTCCTCCAACTACGAATTTGATGCCAATCTATGAGCAGGTACTATATCAGCATACTCAGGGAACTTAGATGCATGCGCTGCATCTGGATAGTTTCGCCCTCAGGTTCATTTCGTAAAACAACGCCAAGACTTGGGTTATTAGATGAAGGGTTGTGAACATCTTCAACCTCTTTCGGGCCTTTATCATCGATATCATCCGAAACCTCATCAACATCGGGGTTACTAAAATCTTCAACGTCCTGATATGAATCTTCACTATTACTGGTCTTTTCTTCGACGTCTGCCTCTATGCTTATTATCACCTCCGGATGTATTTGTAGACGGGACCGGAGGTAGGGTTGTTATACGAACTCCTACTATAATTTGAATTTTCGGGTATCTATGATGTCCCTCTGTATTCTAACTGGTCTGTCCATCCGATATTAAGATTAAAATCAAATACGCGATGTTGACTTATTGGACTAACATTTTCAACAGGCTCTAAGTTTACTAACTCAACAAATAACTCAACTGGTTGGGGGTTCTCACTCCTAGTAACATTTACATCTCACAAAATTTCAGTGGATCTGTAGAGATTAgaaacttgtaaaataatttgGATATCGCCATTCCACAACGGATATCTATTTTCGCATTGatcttcattttcatttttgcCAGCTTAACATTTTTTTTGAATCGCAACCCTACTTTTTGCTGACCTTGAAATACATAACCAACATCACCTTCTACAATTTCAccataaaaaaaaacatacacCAAAAACACCTCATTATTCATCTTCAACAGAATTTTTGAACTCTCCTACAAAACACAACAATTTCACCATTCTATGTATGTTAAATTATGGCTCCAccaaaataaaatatcaaaatttaaattttttatattaaaaaaacacatttaaaaaaaacTACACTTGCAATAAAGTGGTGGAGTCATTATGGCTCtaccaaataaaatattatttataaaaattttaaatataattaaaaacatttgaatatctttaaaaataataatttaaaaatatatttaaatttttaaaaataatattataaaacatttaaattatatatttaaaatattataaaataaataaaggacaaataaataaaaaacaaataaaggacaaataaataaaaaactgaaaaagttaaaaaaagaaaacgaataaaaaaagaaaaaggacaaacaaataaaaaatgagaaaaaggaaaaaaatggaaaacaaataaaaaaaattagaaaaagggtGTTGGATATAGGCAACAATAGTCAACAGAATAAGGTGTTAGAATCAGGTAGCGTCAAATTATTTGACTCGACCAGAAAAAggtaaatttgttaaatttttttttaaaatacagtatttccttaatatttatataaataacgTCATTCTACATAGTttcacaaaaaaataattttttatataattttttattctgCTGACGTGACATATTGATAGTGCCAAACACTTTGGCTTCACCaacttttattataaattttaggttacttttatattttttaaaaaaataagttatttaagtaattaattaattttgttgggttaattttataaaaaatccgaaatctattgaaaatgaaagaaaaaaaaaggaaaaacaagAAGAAGAAGTGGAGACTATAGGGACAGAATAGTACTGGTGCTAAAGTGGGTAacatttttgacattttaaattaaaattattttgaaaataaacgaACAATCCAAATCCACCATGTGAAAGTATGGATGCagcaatttttacaaaattgacaTTTCTTTCTcattatatttcaattattttgtttcaaactaaataataaacaacacaTAAGGCGAACATAAAATCATTGAATATTTAGACATTTTTGTCGTTTTAAGTTTAAATGATTTTGTTTCCGTGGGAATACTAATGACCAAAAAAAGTTGGGTCCAAATCTATAGTGTGAAATGTGGATGCAACCATTTTTGACAAAATGACAAATAGGAGAAGACCAAAACAAGTTGGGTCCAAATCTATAGCGTGAAATGTGGATGTAACCCTTTTTCATAAATTCACAAATAAAAGAATTACACGTTTTGATATACTTAAATTTAttgtattaataataatattcatatattcaattGCTTTGTTTGAaagtaaataatgaaaaatatataatgaaaatGTGGTTATAAAGCCGTGGCTTTAAGGCCAATGAAACTTTAGTTCATTCACGTctcaaattttagttttaatttacggagaaataataattttaagatTTTGTTTATTAGTTAATTAAGTTTTAACTCGATTCATACGAGTATTATTGTTAGTATAGGATGATGTAAGTTTGAGTACGCTGAAACGTACtatcctcttatttatgaatTGAAGAGGAGTTATGAATATTTTTAGGCattgtgtaaaaaaaaaatagatataatcaGAACTTATAATAAGAtcgttaaaaaaattatttatagaaTCTATTCAAAAAATAGTTATATCCCAAGATCGATGCTTATATTGAACTAATACCTCAATTTCAGTTCTCATGTTTATGGTAtaagtatatgtattttatatataaggtataataataaatttaactctcaTGTTTATATTGAGCTAGTTTTCTCACATTATATGAGGAACAAAACAAATTGGTGTTTATATataaggtataataataaatttaactcttaacctttacaaatttattcaatttgacctCTACTCTTTTATTGGAAGTAAATTAGAAATTTCTAAAACTAATAAGACTAGGAtgtaaaaaaaaaaccctagtaAGAACTTTGAAAAAATCAATTAACCTcttttaaagtttaaaaatattaaaaatattaaaaaattatatttttttaaattgtaaattctttattaaaaataacaatattaATCCATTAAAATCTAAtggttataatatttttaaaaatttgacttataCTCATTTATTGGGTATGCAATGTGAAAGTGATAATTTCAAATTTAGTGGAGCTTGTATGATGAACTTAACATAgctattaataattagatgtgctCATAGGCTGAGTTGGGCCCATGTAAGGTatctaaataaattttttaaatttgggtttggTCAGACTCAAAAATGGGCTTATTTTTTTGTCAAAGTCGACTGATTTAAGAAAAGGTAAACTCGAGCCCGACCCACCCATATTTGACTTTTTAGaatagtttttatttaaaaatattttttaaaaatataatacactaaatggactaaaaacaactaaaataaaagttttctaacacattaaaaatatattaaaaaacactatcataaatataataaatgtttttatattaaaacataaaataaatataataaatattaaattgtattaaatatgattttaaaattttatattttgggttggGTTATTTAGTTTAGTAAAGTTTTTTAAGGTTTTGGGTAATAGgtttaattattattgaattagtgatttaatataaatataaatatatacaattattttatttatcatacataatcaatataattatttttataacataatatattcaGTTGAATTTGATCAAGCTGCAAAAAAAAACTTGCCCAAAGCCCAACCTTTATAGAAAACGAGCCTTAAATTTTACTCAAGTTCATTTTTGAGTCTCATTTTTTGTCTAAACTCTCTTATTATTTGGCCGAGTCTTCGAGTTTGGACATATAACTCTACCCATAAATAAGTTTATCAATCACTATGGAAAAATCCTGAGAGTTAGGTAAGTTGTAGCTATCATTGAATTACAACATTTATTGAGGTGAGTTGGttgataattttgaaattttttaaaattttttctaattttcataattttaaaattttaatgattttcaaaaattaaatattttaaccatttttaacaacttttaacaatttttaacaatttttatattttaattttttaaattttaaataattttatacaattttaattACTCTTAAAtctttttacatttttataacaatattattaatttcaagtaataattttataaattatatttatattaaatcactaaCTAAATAACAATTAAATTCATCCCCAAACTTAAAAATACCTTACCTAACTAAATAACtcaacccaaaatataaaattttaaaatttatatttaatataataaaatatttattgtatttatttgtgttttaatataataaaatatttattagatttatggtaatatttttaatataaatatttttaatatatttttaatgggttaaaaacttttattttagtaattttagtgCATTTAGTGTATTATAAATTTTTTGAAACATattcttaaataaaaattaatctaaaaaacTCAAATATGGACGGACGGGCTAGGTTTACATTTCTTAAATTGCGTTGAACTTAGGCAaaaaaaataaattcattttttGGACCAGACCAGGCTGGGCTTGGAAAATTGATATAGATACATTGTATGAGCCCACTCCGATCCATGAGCACTTTTAATTTCAACTAAATTCTTTTCATTTATCTTTTTtgccattttataatttttatttttatcattaaagAAATGTTAATGTATACAGTTCTatcaatttgattttaatttaaaaaaatagccCTCAACTCTATGTGTTCTATTGATTTATTCTCTAACtctaaaaatcttaaaaataaatacataatgttttaaaaattttataaaagaaatattatacttgacaatataaataacataaatagGTAAAAGTATCACAAAATTCTGTACTATATTTTGGATTTTAGTTTAGTCCCTTTACTGAgaaaatgggcaaattagcctcTGTATGTTAGATAAGTGAGAAAAACAACCCctcaattaaattttattgtttatatataaggtataataaaaaatttaaccctcaacctttatacttttattcaatttaatccctactctTTGATTGGaagtaaaatagaaaattttgaaaCTAATAAGGCTAAAGGGTCAAAAAGGCTTTAGTAAcacattaaaaaaatcaattaagctcttttaaattttaaaattattagaaaatcataaaaattataagcaaaattcataaaaattttaaaactttagagttttattaaaaataacaagaTCGACCCAATAAAAGAGTAGGGTCAAACTTTTTAAAATCTTATAATCATTAGATTCACATATTAAGTTATGATATTCTCAAAATCTTATCGATAAACATATTATCACATGTGTAAAGTCGTGTCAACTtgctattttcacatattactcaaAAAAAtcctattaataaatttaacaaggGTTGTTTTTGTTAagacataaattttaaatttcagaaATATAGGGACCAAGATAgattaaattagaaaatatggactAAATCTATAGCTTTATATGTTGTACAAGAGAAAATCACTACTACAACTCACACATTCTTAACAGGAGAAAATCACTACTATGCTACCACGATTTGAGTCTTTTACATATGAAATAAACATTCATGACAAATAAACCAAACACGAAGAAATACAAGTAAAATAGGAAATATGATTAATATTGTTTAGGCCAATCAAAGATAATGATTAGCCactttatttatttctttgttttaaacatacataaagtTTATGTATTAATATGTTAGCCTAACCTTCTATTGGCCATTATTCTCTTGAACCATTCTTTTGCGATTCTCACCTTCCCATCACTGGTCAGGAATTTCGTACTCATCTTTCAGGTGGTCTAAATACTTATTCACCATAGGAAGATCAAGATCAAATTCCAAATGAAATCCAGACGTTCCCTTTTGTACCCCCGCAATTCCATGCAGGTGTGTATCCATATTATGAGCACTAACAAAGCCAGCTACCCAGTTAACTAACAAGCCTTCCTCGGTAAcaatatttggatgataatcaTTCGGGGGAGGATTATAAGTACATTCCAATGATCTACCGAATAATCACTTCTGCTTCAAGTAGGGTGATTCGTTCCTATAAAAGGACAACTTTTTTTCCCAAGGTAAAAAATGGAAAGTTATGAATTGTGtgatccacacgagcgtgtgtacaAGGCGTATCGATTTTGAGAATCATGTGTGGTAATAGCTGGAAGTTtcgatttttaagtttttttttcttgaCATTTTAAGAAGCcttaaataaggaaataaaggaaTCAAGAAGAAGTCGTCAAGAGATAGCATGAAAATTACCCAAAAAGCACCATTGAATCCGATTTTCAAGCAGTTTTCCATCAATATTCAAGAAATCAAATTGATTTTCAAGGGGGTTATAAtgaatttcttttattttggTTGTTATATTGTATTTTTTTGGTGTTTATTCTTGcaattatgaactaattttcttaATACCTAAGAGATATGAACCTTAGGATGAATTCTATTGTTTGATTTCTAGTTTATGCAATAAAATTCTGGTTTTTTTGTTTTCAATTATGAACGCTTAATTATTATTGGGTTGATTCTGAGGTTGAATAGGCCTTTTTATGATTAGATCTTCCATAATTGAATGGAGTTGAATGCAAACCAAGAAAGAAGACGACATAAATCCAACAAATTAGAGTACTCAAATttaatagggggatccatagaGCGAATTAATGCGATAATaaaagttttaattagaaagaaattttaattaattaacttagaGTTAATTGCTCTTATGCTCGAAAAAGATATTAATATAAATTAGAGATTTCTATAGATCAAAGAGTTAAGAAGAAATTGTATAAATTAAATTGAGAATTATAGATAAAATCTAAGTGGATTCTTAGCTAAGTATTATTTTGTCACTTGGTTGATATTTGATTGTTTTTATGTTTTACTTTTGGTGTATTCATTAGTTAATTtagatattttaatttaaatttaattaagccTATTAAAGTATTaagttaaataatagaaatatgataattaCTTGTAATTGTACTCCTTGAGGAAATGGTATCTATGCTCACTATAGCTATACTGTTAATAGATAAGTACACTtctcttaattaatttattagttaATTTAGTAAACATCATAGCACCATAATAAACCTTATCTAATATATATATCTTCGGAAGATCGGGGAGGAAGCAACAATGGGATGTAAAGGGAAGCGGCGTGCTCTAGAAAGAAGTCATCAAGAGTTTACAATCTTAGCAGGAGAGTGTCAAGATCAGCATTGCAAGAAGTGTTCAACTATTATGGAAAGGTTACTGACCTATACATTGCGTACAAGAACAAAAGGAAGAATTATCCTTTTTCTACCTTTGCTTTTGTCAGGTTTTCAAACGAAAAGGACATGAAAACTGCGATAGATAAAAGCGATAATCATGTGATTGACGGACGAATGAACTGTCCGAGTTTTCAAGGTGAGGTATTAGAGGGCAAGAGTGACCTTTACAGGATCCAAAGGTGACAACAGTGGCTCAATAACAAATATCCACTATCAGTCGAGAAAAGGTAAGAGTAGAGCGTGGAGTACCGGGAGAGACAAGAGAACTTATAAGGAAGCTCTGATGGTTCAAGTCTGCTTGGCTGTAGGAAAAACGACTCGGGTTTATGGAAACCAATtgtcgataaaattaaatcaaagaTGTTATGATATGGTAAGGCTCATGCTGATTAGATCCAGTGATGGTTTTTTCTCTGTGAAATCTTTCTGTAATACGGTTTGATCCAACTCTACTTTATCTTTCGATTGGAGAAAGTTCATTTGTAATGGTATTGCTCCCCCAAAAGTTGTATTCTTCATGTGGTTCATGGAAGGGTCCCAGTAAAGGCTGAATTGGTGAAAAGAGGAGTTATTCCCGATGATTTGATGACGTGTTCTTTCTGCCATGGTGACATTGAATTTGTTTCTAGCTTAGGTTCGATTGtttatatataaaggttttatgaaaaatattttctaCATTTTTACATGTTTGGTTCATAGAAAATAGTTTAGTCAACAGAAAATGACTTATAGGTTAAGGTAAAATAAGTCTTTTTTCCTGTAAAATGATTTACTATTTTGAAAAGCGTAAGTCATTCTAGAAAATAATTcatctatagataattttatttttatataaaattaacttaaaatcaagcttaatattattatattgataataaattttatttttatttctaaaatatttaaaatattatatttttcaatattattaaacatacatatttaattatttatatttagtcgtataataaattattcatataataaatataatttattattttaataaattatttaatatttcaattttattttaataataaattttaaaaataataattttaaataatattattcacatattattgaaaatattcaatattaatatttaataataaatatttattacaattataaatatattaataataaatgttttatagtataaaggtcaaaatatgtcataagtttaTGTACACTTCacatatttgtaatttagtctttgtacttttattttcaagaatttagtccttttacttttcaaatttaaaaatcaagtccaattgttgatatcgttaatttttttgtcaattttattgatgtcacattttaaataaaaatactcacttaatagtcatgtaattaaaaaataacGTTGTAATTAATCTGAatttaacttaatatttttaataaaatataaaattatagataaaaataaattcaattaagcaatgaaaaaataaaaaatctcaaatgtatatttgtttaattgaaaataacttttataaaatatttttaagaaatttaccacacaacaaaaatattttatatagatTACTTCAAACatccaaaaatattaattttttaaaaagcaaatcatttttcaaaaataaattttcggaagttaaattttagtaaaaCAAATGGAGCCTTAATTTTTTTCTTGTAAAGTTGGTTTGGCGACATTTTTGTAATCTATGGCAGGTCTTTATTGTGCACCCTTCCGATCCAGTATCGTTTATTCAGTCTTGATGGTTTGCTCATCCAAGATTTTCTAGTGAAGTGATGTGGTCCATGCTGTTCTTTTCTATTGTTTGGTCGACTTGGCTGTATAGGAATGAACTGACCTTTAGGGGAAAAACGTTTGATGCTTTCCAACTTAAAGAGATAATCCTGTTTTGCGTTGCCTGGTGGTATAAAGCCGAATTCCCCTCACCTTATGTTTTTGTTCTTGACATTTGCTCTAATCCAAGTAGTGTGAATCGGCATGCGAAGCTGTTGAATAAGAACAAGTTTAGATGCTGGTCTCCTCCGCCTTTAGGCTTTCTTAAGTTCAATGTTGATGGGGCAGTTTCGGGCTCTTCGGGGTTTGGTGGGGTAGGGGGATCCTTCGTGATGAGAAAGGGAATACTCGGTTGGTAGTCTCTAAAGTTGTTGGGGTATGTGCGCCTTTGCTGGCAGAAGTGGTTGCCGTCAAAGAAGCCTTGAACATTTTCTTTACTTCGAAGTGGTTTATCCGCCATATCCCGAGGGCCTTCAATATTGAGGCTGATCTGCTCGCCAGAATTGGGATTAATAGATCCAATGAATTGGTGATTGTTTTTTAATTTACCTTCCTATCCAGTGTTTATTTTGTTGTGTTCCCTGTTGGGTGTGTCTGGCTGCCATTGTTGAGCTCAGGGGTGCCCACTTGCTTCCTTTATCTTGTATTGGTTCTTGAATTTTCTTTAATTgatttcacttttcaatatatatatatacatctctGAATGGGTCAAATTGCCTATCTTCTAATTAACTTTAATTTCCAAACAAATTATAAGAGTATATAATTTACAATACTCAAAGAAtacaacatatatatacatgcagaGAATTTGCCTGCACATTTTGTTTTTTTCTCCCTAGCAATTGcaacattaaaattaaaaaaaaaaaaaaacaacaactcaCTCAATCTTCCATGCATAAAGAAACAAGCTGAATTCCGCTGTCGTCACTGTAGGGCTTCTCGTCGAATAATACAAGCTTCCAGTACTGGTATCACTGTCACCGCCATGGCTACTTCCTTCTTTATCACTACAATCGGCTAATTCAGCCGGTATGGGTTTAAATATAAACAATCCATGACCAGTTCCAGGGCTACTAAAAAACCAATCATGAACATCCCACATCACTTGAACCTGTTGTTTATCGACAAGAACCGTTTGGTTCCCTCGAAACTTCCACTGCAAATTCTTCACATGAATTAAAACAACCCCATCCATACTAATCCACATTTCAGGATCTTTTAGACCGGTCGTTGAGCTCTCGACGACGATTTCGTGTTCTTTCCTTTTCTCGTCGAATTTAGCTCTCGTCGCAAAGCTTTTCTTGGCGAAAACGTTTTCTTTTTTGTAAAACAGTACTGGTTCAACCAAAGCTGGCCTTGATTTGGTTCTTTTGTAAGCTTTTTTACGGTAATCTCCGAGTAATAAAACAACTTCTTCATCTGAAACTAAGGCGACGTAGTAATCCGAAACTGGTTCGGGGCCACTTGTGAATTTGGCTGAACGAAGATCCCAATAAACATCAACTGGTTTGCCTTCAACTTCAAATGATTTGTACCCTTTTCTGCTCCAAAAATGCCATGGTTTAAGCTCGATCTTACAAGTTGAATGGACGTTGTCGCCTTCCGTGTTGTTCACCATGATGTTGAGAGAATAGTTCATGACGTTCTTGCACCAAATGATGGTAACGTTACGCCAATAGCCAGCCATGTTGGTTTGGTACATCAACGTGACGGTGGTTTGTGAGTGTTTGTTGTTTATTTGAGGGGGAGGTTCTTCGGTTATTCTCTCTGCATAAATGGCGGAATTTCGAGCTGATTGAGCTCTAATGGGGAAATGAAACGCCATCGTTGAGCAACTTCAAGGGATAATATATAACCCTTAGTTTTTGCATTCAAATGGgatcgattattcaatttctcttgTAACCTTCAAAAATGGTTTCCTAGGATTGATCATGGAAAAACAGAAAGGTTACCTTTGAGATTGACAGCAAAACCAGCTGAGATTGGTCTTGGCAAAAAACAAGAAAATGGTGAGTAAAGAGTAAGCAATGGAGATTAAACTTTGAAGGGGTGTTTGGTTTCTGGGAAAAGAGATGGAATGAAGGGGAAACAAGCAGGAAAGTTAGTGATTCCATGGAGGAAAAATCTCGATTCTAGAGGTTGTAAGCAAGAATGGTGTCCGAATTAAAAGGGAGTTTGCTATATACAGTCAGTCTGTTCGCATGCCTACTAAACATACAATTCCTTTTTTAAAAGGAAATTTTAAATCGACCATTGTATTTTAGCctaaaattgtattttttttctaaacCACCAGCAAAATAGATAAGATTGACCGTTGGTCACTTTTTCAAAGTGAATGACGGACTAATATTATCGCGAGAGTTTAAACATTGCAACAAAAAGAGAATGAAGTAGTGTCGGTGTGGTGGTGATTATCGACCAAAAAGTACGGCAAGAGATGGACTTGGAGGAAGTGAAGGTGTGTAGGCGTTAGAACATTACTAATGTTGGAGATGCTTAGTGACATTCATGTTTCACTTCAGCTTCCACTCTTGGTACTACTGGTGGCAATTTTCCCATCACCAACTGACATATCTCAAGCTTTGATTATTCAAAACATGCTCAACCCTTTTGGGTTTCTTTTAATTTGatccatttttttttcaattttgataATTGTTTGATTAATATAGAATATCAGCTTTTTCAAATTTTCTAACCCGCCTGATAGGATGTTTATTATGcatttttttttaagattttattaTACAATTATTTGTGAAGATTTCAATCTACAATTTTAGGTGATAATCTTAGAATTGTCAAGTCTCGAACTCGATTTAAAGTGTGGGCAGAAACAATTTGTAAagggaaaaattgaaaaataagtgGAAAAGGCAAAGAAAAAGGGATTTAAAGTTGTTGACGTTAGTTTCAAAAGAGTTACGAGTTACCTTTT
Above is a genomic segment from Gossypium arboreum isolate Shixiya-1 chromosome 8, ASM2569848v2, whole genome shotgun sequence containing:
- the LOC108468405 gene encoding uncharacterized protein LOC108468405, with amino-acid sequence MAFHFPIRAQSARNSAIYAERITEEPPPQINNKHSQTTVTLMYQTNMAGYWRNVTIIWCKNVMNYSLNIMVNNTEGDNVHSTCKIELKPWHFWSRKGYKSFEVEGKPVDVYWDLRSAKFTSGPEPVSDYYVALVSDEEVVLLLGDYRKKAYKRTKSRPALVEPVLFYKKENVFAKKSFATRAKFDEKRKEHEIVVESSTTGLKDPEMWISMDGVVLIHVKNLQWKFRGNQTVLVDKQQVQVMWDVHDWFFSSPGTGHGLFIFKPIPAELADCSDKEGSSHGGDSDTSTGSLYYSTRSPTVTTAEFSLFLYAWKIE